A region of the Spirochaetota bacterium genome:
GTGGTCCTGGTACTAATGATTTAGTAAATAATGAAGAGATAATAAAACTTATAAAAAATTTCTATAAAGAAAATAAACTTATATATGCTATATGTGCAGCTCCAATTTTACTTGATAAAGCAGGAATCTTAAATAATAGAAAATTTACTTCATATCCAGGTGTAGATATTAAAAATGGGACTTATATTGATGAAAAAGTTGTAGTTGATGGGAATATAATTACTTCAAAAGGAGTTGGTACCGCTATTGATGGTGCCTTAAAGCTTGTTGAAATAATAAGATCAAAGGAAATTGCAAAAGAGTTAGCAAAAAAAATGGTATATTATTATTAATCAAGTTCTTTTATAAACTATAAATTAAAAAGCTTCCCCTAAAAGGGGAAGCTTTTTTATTAGAGTTTTTTAATCTTTTGGATTTTTGAATTTTTAATTTATTTTTGTTGCTTAAAGTTTATTTTTTAAGTAAATCCTCTTTTGTAAATATTTTATAAATATCTGGTTTAAAATTCTTCATTACATCTTCAGAACCTAAAACTGACCATAAAATTTTATTATCATAGAGGTATTTCTTAGCAACAGCTATTATTTGATCAGCAGTTATTGCTCTAACTTGATCCATAAATAAGAGGTAATTTCTATAATCGCCATTTAACAATATGGATTGTGCTATTTGAGAAGCAATTGCTGCATTTGTTTGTTGACTTTCAAAGAAAGAGTTAATAAAAATGTTTTTGTATGTTTCTAAAACTTCGTTAATTGAAACAAGAGAAATGGACATTTTTGAAAGATCAACTTCTTGACCCATTCCACCTTTACCTTCAGCAGAAACTGATGCTTTTGGAGCAATAACTTTACCCATTAAAAGGTAAGCTATAGCTTCGTCAATATAATATTTTACTTTGTCAGGAACAGTTGTTTTATAAACAACAATCGATCCGTAGTTTGCTTTAAAGATTCTAACTTGAGTCCATGCAGAATAACAAGCAGAATTTTGTGTTCTAACTATTTCAAAAAGCATATCATCAAGTATAGCAAGAGCTAGTCTTAAAGGCATAAAGTCAGGGTGAGAAGCTTCTGGAATTGCAAAATCACCTCTAACATAAGCTACACCACCACCTATTGCATTAACTTCATAAATAACATCAGATTTAACTTTTCCTAAAAAATTTGAAACGGATGGTATTCCAATATTTTTATTTGGAATTTTTCCAAAAGTATCATTTAATTTATTAAATAATTTATCATTATTAAAATTTCCAACTGCAACTATGAATAATCTGTTAGATGAGATTGTTCTTTTATAATAATCTACAACATCTTTATATTTTAAATTCTTTATTGATTCTTCTGTTCCGTCCCATGAAGCTTCATAAGGATGTCCTTTAAAAAGTGCTTTATTTAAATTATCTACCATTTTTGAATAAGGATCATTTGCTTTTTTATCAAGATTTCTTAAAAACTCGTCTTTTGTTGTGTCGAATTCGTATTCAGGGAATGTTGGATTTGTAAAGCAATCAACATAAATATCAAATACTTTGTCAAAATAGTAATCAAGTGTATTTAAAGAATATTCTGAATAATCAAAGCCTGTAGAAGTAGAAATTGAAGATGATGTATCTGATAAAATCTTTTTAATATCATCGTAACTGTAATTTTTAGAACCTTTAGTTAAAAGTGAAAGCATAACATTTTCAATTCCAGCATTTTTTACATTTGATAATAAAACACCACCATTAATAATTACTTTAATATGTTGAATTCTATTGTATGGATTATTCTTAATAATAACTGGGATTCCATTTGAAAGTGTTTTTACTGTAAAGGTTGGCAAATTAGTTTTAGCAAAATTATTAATATTTCCTGAAGAAATTACACTTTCTTTTGAATAAAGACTAAATTGTGCAGAAGTACCACAAGAATAGAGAGAAAATAAAATAAAGAAAAATAAAACGAATATTTTTATTTTTTTCATAATAATAACCTCCTAGAGTAAAATAAAACTATTTCCACCAGTATGCATTATCTTCTGTTATTAGAGTAAAACCAGCTTTTGCAAAAGCATCTTTATCTTTTTCAAAATCTTTGGAGTTCATTCTAACAGCTAATACATAGTTTTTATTCAAAACATATTTTTGTAAAAATTTAACTATATCTTCATATTTAACTTTTTTACAGTTATCAAGGTAGTTGAAATAATAATCTGTAGAAGCTGATGCCCACCAAAAAGATATATTTGAGATTAGTGATGAAGGTTTTTCAGAGTTAATAACTCTCTCATCATCAAGTTTTCTTTTTGCAAGTTCAAATTCTTCTTTTGTGAAATAATTTGGATCTGTTGCCATTAATTGAATTTCATCTAATACAATTTTTTCTAATTCTTTTACTTTATCAGGTGTAACAACACCTGCATTATATGTCATATAAGTATAAAAGGTAATTTCCCCGCCATCTCTTTGTGTAAAATAATACATTACAATATAATCTTTTTTATATAGTGAACCTTTCAATTTCTTATAAATATTATTTCTAAATTTCCCGTTTGGGTTATCAAGAAGAGTTCCCCAAACATCTGCAGCATAAGTTGCTTCAGGATCATCAAGTACATCTGGTCCTCTAAATTGCATAGTAAAAAATATAAAATTTTTGTAGAAAGTTGAGTCTGGATATATGATGTAACTTTTCTGAGTTAAATCAGGATGCTTTGGGAAATCAGGGATTGGATTTTTAGATTTTTCCCATGTTCCAAAATATTTTTTTGTATATTCAAGTATCTTTTCAGGATTTACATCTCCTCCAACAAAAAGAGCAGCATTATTTGGTACATAGAAAGTGTCCTTTATCATTTTCATTTGATCTATAGTAGCAGCTTGTATGTGTTTTGGTGCACCACCAACATCTTTTCTCCATGGGTATTTATACCACAAATATTTATCTAAAGCTCCATAAAATATGTGACCTGGATCAGAGTTATATCCTTTTATTTCATTTATAACAACTCCTTTTTCAGCTTCAAACTCTTTTGAATCAAATAAAGGATATCTTACTGCATTTGCCCAAAATTCAATTCCCTTCTCAACTTTATCAGATGGGACTGAAAAATAGTAAGTAACATATTCTCCTGAAGTACCACCATTCCAAGTTGTGACACCAAGTTCCTTCATTGCGTTTGAGAAACTTGTTTGATCTTTATAAACAGCATTTCCTTTAAATAACATATGTTCATATAAGTGGAATAAACCTGTTGTTTCAGGAGTATGAGTTCTAGCACCACATCTAAAAGTAATTTGAATCCATGCTAGTGGTACTGTATGGTTTTCAATTACAAATAATTCAAGACCATTGTCAAGAACATATCTCTTGATTAGTTCATTTGTAGAAGCAGTAAATAGAATGAATAAGAAAAAAATGACAAAGAAAAGGCTCAAAATCCTTAAAGATTTTTTAAGCATAATTCCTCCTTCTTAAAATTTATAATAAAAGGGACTGCTTCCCTTAAATTATTAACTACAATATTAGCATCTTTTAATTCATCCTCACTCCCATGTCCTGATATACCAATAAAGAGACAGTTAACTTTTTTTGCAGCATTAACATCAGCAAGTCTATCACCAATAAAAAGGAGTTCATCATTTTTTAAATTATATTTATCTATATAATAATCCAATATATCAGCTTTATCATTAAAATTTATGAAATCCACATAAACTCTTTCATTAAAATATTTAGAAATATTGTATGTTTCTAAAACTGCTTCACAGTATGTACTAGAACCATTTGAAGCTGTACCAATTAAATATTTATTTTCTGTAGAAAATTTTAAAAATTCATAAACTCCTTCTAATAGAATTCCTTTTTTATTTGAAATAAGATTCACTAAAGCATCAAGCACATAATTCCTTAAAACTATTTTTAATTCTTCTTCTAGATCTGGAAATAAAGTGGAAATTATAATTTTATAAGTTTGTCCAACTAGATTTATTATATCTTTTAATTGAGGGATTTTAATATCTTTAATATTATAATCTTTAACAAAATTCTTTATACCAATTTGATAAGCTTCATGAAGAAAGTTTTCTGAGGAATAAATAACACCATCAATATCAAGTGCTATAAATTTAATCATTTAAAAATATTAAATAAAAAAAATTTTTTTTGTCAAATAAAAATATATGATTAATCGTTCAAAAAAATAAAAATAATTATTCTTTACATAAAATTAATTTACTTGATATTTTTAAAAAATTATTTTATTATTAATCAAGAAGGAGTTTAGCTTGGGTTTTTTTGAAAGAAGGAAAAGTCCTAGATTTTCTATAAATAAAAAAATTGAGTTATTAATAAATGAAAATTTAAAAAAAGAGGGAATTCTAGACAACATATCTGATACAGGTTGTTTAATAATATTTGATGAAAATATGAGCTTAAACTTAAAAGATAAAGTTAAGTTTAATCTGAGAAGTGAAACTTCTTCAATGGAATTTAGAGGTACTATAATTAGAATCGAAAAGTTTTTAGGAAAAACAAAAATTGCAATTTATTTTGATAATTATTATTAAAAAAGGAATGATTGTGAATATTACCCCTTATTTCCATATTGTAAATTATTGGGAAACTGATCAAATGGGAGTAGTGCATCACTCGAATTATATCAAATGGCTGGAAGAAGCAAGGTGTCACTTTCTAAGAGAAATAGGGTATCCATACAAATGGATAGAAGAAAATGGATATATGCTCCCTGTTTATGAGATTAAAATAAAATATAAAAATTCAGCAAGATTTGAAGATAAAATTAGTATTATTACTAATATTGACTTATTAAATGAATTTAAAATGGTTTTATCATATAAAATTTTTAATGAGAAATTATTACTATGCGAAGCTATAACTATTCACCCATGGACTGATAGAAATTTGAAACTTAAGAAGCTTGAGAAAACTTTATTAGAAACATTAAAAAGATATGAAAATCTTAAAGAAAAAAGATAATCAAATTTTATAAAAAATGGATCGTAAAATAATTATAAAATTATAAATTATAAAATAATTGTTAGAATTTAAAAATAATATTATTTTGAATTTTAATTAAATCTTTAGGATTTTAACAAAGTTAATAGTTAATATTATTAAAATTTGATTATTAGTATGGAAAATAATGGAGAAAAAAATAAATTTTTAATTATAAACGGACCAAATTTATCTATGCTTCAATATAGAGAAAAATTTTATGGAGGCTATAATCTAAATGAAATAGAGAATAAAATTAAAGAGAGGTTTGAATTAAAAATTGAACATATAACTTCAAGTACTATTAGTAATAATAATATAAATAATAAAAAAAAGAGGCCAGAAATATTATTTTATACAACTAATATAGAAGGAGAAATTTTAAATAAAACATATGAACATATAGAACAAACATTTGGTCTAATAATAAATCCAGGAGCATTGACTCATTATTCTTATTCAATACTAGATCTTTATAATACTTTAAGAAATAATAGAATTTATATTATAGAAGTTCATATAACAAATCCATTAATTAGAGGAAGAAATAATTTGTTAACAACAACAGCTGCAGATTCTTGTATAATGGGATTTGGTATTGATTCATACTTTTTAGCATTGGATTATTTGTTAGAAATGTACTATAAATAAAATTTAGTTATTTGTTATCTTTAAATATTTCAAGTATTTATTTTAATAAATTATTGTTTTAATAAAGATTAATATTAAAAATTATTTTTATAATTTTTTAACATAAATATTGTTTTTGAAATTTATACTCAATTTTTATGATTGAAAAAGAGAATTATTTATCTTTGCCCAATAATCCAGGGGTTTATATTTTTTATGATAAAAATAGGAAGATTCTATATATTGGGAAAGCTAAATATTTAAAAAAAAGGGTATCCCAATATTTTAATAGTAAATACAAAGATTTAAAAACTATTAATCTTACTAAAAAAGTAAAGTTTATAGATTATCTAATTACAAAATCAGAAAAAGAAGCTATATTAGTTGAGCAGAATCTTATATCTGTAAATAATCCTCCATATAATATTCAATTAAAAGATAATAAATCTTTTCCTGTTATTGTTTTAACAGAAGAGAGATTTCCAGCAGTTCATCTATCAAGGCAATATAATTGTGAAAAAGGATTTATTTCAGGACCATATCTTTCATCCCGAACAGCAAAAACAGTTTATAATTTTGTACTTGAAAATTTCAAGATTAGGAGTTGTTCAAAAAAGCTAAATAAAATTTCAAAACCATGTTTAAATTATCATTTAAAGTTATGTTGCGCTCCTTGTGGTAATTTTATAGATGAAGAAAGTTATAAAGGGCTTGTTGAAAAAGCTAAAAATTTTTTAAGGGGTGCTTACAATGATTTATTAAAAAAGTTGAAAGAAGAGATCAATAAATATTCAGAAAACCTTGAATTTGAAAAGGCGTTAGAATTAAAAAATATTTATGAAAAAATTGAAAATTTTAAAAAAGATTTTTCTTATAATTATTTCACAGAAAAGGTTGTAGATTTTATTGGATTTTATTTTGGTAAAAATTATGGAATTATTGCAATTTTAAGAATGAGTAAAGGAAGAAAGATTTTGCCTTATACAAAATATTTTAAATATTATGATTATCCAAAAAATATTTTTGAAGAAATTGTTATAAAACTTTATGAAGATTTTCTAAAATTTCAAAATTTTATTTTACCTGAAGAAATAATTTCTCTTTACCAAACAGGGGAGATATTTTTAGAAAATATTAAAGCAAAAAATGATAAGATAAACTATATTATTCAAGACTTTTTAATAAGCAATTTAAATGTAGCTGAAAATAATGCAATTTATAAGCTTGACAATCAAGCTGTAGAAACAACCAAAAATAATAATCCTAATTTCGAAAACTCTAATTCTAATAATAAAATTTTATTTGTAAGAAAATATAAAAATAATAAAGAATTAGATATTTTAAAAAATTTAGTTAAACATTGTAAAACTTTTTATTTTGAGACATTCCCCGAAGAAAGTAAAGCAAATATAAGTTTACTAAAAAGTATAAAAAATAAGTTAGGTTTAGAAAAATTTCCAGAAATAATAGAAGGATATGATATATCAAATTTAGGAGATAAATATATAGTAGGAGCTGAAGTTAATTTTATAAATGGTATTAAAAATAAAAAAGAATATAGACATTTTGCTATTAAATTAATTGATTATCAAAATGATGTTGAAGCTATAACTGAAATAGTTTTAAGGAGGATTATTAGACTACAAAATGAAAATAAAAGATTACCAGACCTAATATTAATAGATGGTGGTAAACCTCAAACAAATTCAGTTTATGAAGCTTTAAAAAAATTGGGATTTAATAATGATATAAT
Encoded here:
- a CDS encoding DJ-1/PfpI family protein; protein product: MYLFIAGNGFEDIEGLAIIDVLRRADIAIETYGVGDNKIKSRSNVVYLFEKTFKKVEDVDINKYEGILLPGGPGTNDLVNNEEIIKLIKNFYKENKLIYAICAAPILLDKAGILNNRKFTSYPGVDIKNGTYIDEKVVVDGNIITSKGVGTAIDGALKLVEIIRSKEIAKELAKKMVYYY
- a CDS encoding insulinase family protein translates to MKKIKIFVLFFFILFSLYSCGTSAQFSLYSKESVISSGNINNFAKTNLPTFTVKTLSNGIPVIIKNNPYNRIQHIKVIINGGVLLSNVKNAGIENVMLSLLTKGSKNYSYDDIKKILSDTSSSISTSTGFDYSEYSLNTLDYYFDKVFDIYVDCFTNPTFPEYEFDTTKDEFLRNLDKKANDPYSKMVDNLNKALFKGHPYEASWDGTEESIKNLKYKDVVDYYKRTISSNRLFIVAVGNFNNDKLFNKLNDTFGKIPNKNIGIPSVSNFLGKVKSDVIYEVNAIGGGVAYVRGDFAIPEASHPDFMPLRLALAILDDMLFEIVRTQNSACYSAWTQVRIFKANYGSIVVYKTTVPDKVKYYIDEAIAYLLMGKVIAPKASVSAEGKGGMGQEVDLSKMSISLVSINEVLETYKNIFINSFFESQQTNAAIASQIAQSILLNGDYRNYLLFMDQVRAITADQIIAVAKKYLYDNKILWSVLGSEDVMKNFKPDIYKIFTKEDLLKK
- a CDS encoding insulinase family protein, which encodes MLKKSLRILSLFFVIFFLFILFTASTNELIKRYVLDNGLELFVIENHTVPLAWIQITFRCGARTHTPETTGLFHLYEHMLFKGNAVYKDQTSFSNAMKELGVTTWNGGTSGEYVTYYFSVPSDKVEKGIEFWANAVRYPLFDSKEFEAEKGVVINEIKGYNSDPGHIFYGALDKYLWYKYPWRKDVGGAPKHIQAATIDQMKMIKDTFYVPNNAALFVGGDVNPEKILEYTKKYFGTWEKSKNPIPDFPKHPDLTQKSYIIYPDSTFYKNFIFFTMQFRGPDVLDDPEATYAADVWGTLLDNPNGKFRNNIYKKLKGSLYKKDYIVMYYFTQRDGGEITFYTYMTYNAGVVTPDKVKELEKIVLDEIQLMATDPNYFTKEEFELAKRKLDDERVINSEKPSSLISNISFWWASASTDYYFNYLDNCKKVKYEDIVKFLQKYVLNKNYVLAVRMNSKDFEKDKDAFAKAGFTLITEDNAYWWK
- a CDS encoding HAD hydrolase-like protein; amino-acid sequence: MIKFIALDIDGVIYSSENFLHEAYQIGIKNFVKDYNIKDIKIPQLKDIINLVGQTYKIIISTLFPDLEEELKIVLRNYVLDALVNLISNKKGILLEGVYEFLKFSTENKYLIGTASNGSSTYCEAVLETYNISKYFNERVYVDFINFNDKADILDYYIDKYNLKNDELLFIGDRLADVNAAKKVNCLFIGISGHGSEDELKDANIVVNNLREAVPFIINFKKEELCLKNL
- a CDS encoding PilZ domain-containing protein, which translates into the protein MGFFERRKSPRFSINKKIELLINENLKKEGILDNISDTGCLIIFDENMSLNLKDKVKFNLRSETSSMEFRGTIIRIEKFLGKTKIAIYFDNYY
- a CDS encoding acyl-CoA thioesterase — protein: MNITPYFHIVNYWETDQMGVVHHSNYIKWLEEARCHFLREIGYPYKWIEENGYMLPVYEIKIKYKNSARFEDKISIITNIDLLNEFKMVLSYKIFNEKLLLCEAITIHPWTDRNLKLKKLEKTLLETLKRYENLKEKR
- a CDS encoding type II 3-dehydroquinate dehydratase, with product MENNGEKNKFLIINGPNLSMLQYREKFYGGYNLNEIENKIKERFELKIEHITSSTISNNNINNKKKRPEILFYTTNIEGEILNKTYEHIEQTFGLIINPGALTHYSYSILDLYNTLRNNRIYIIEVHITNPLIRGRNNLLTTTAADSCIMGFGIDSYFLALDYLLEMYYK
- a CDS encoding GIY-YIG nuclease family protein, which codes for MIEKENYLSLPNNPGVYIFYDKNRKILYIGKAKYLKKRVSQYFNSKYKDLKTINLTKKVKFIDYLITKSEKEAILVEQNLISVNNPPYNIQLKDNKSFPVIVLTEERFPAVHLSRQYNCEKGFISGPYLSSRTAKTVYNFVLENFKIRSCSKKLNKISKPCLNYHLKLCCAPCGNFIDEESYKGLVEKAKNFLRGAYNDLLKKLKEEINKYSENLEFEKALELKNIYEKIENFKKDFSYNYFTEKVVDFIGFYFGKNYGIIAILRMSKGRKILPYTKYFKYYDYPKNIFEEIVIKLYEDFLKFQNFILPEEIISLYQTGEIFLENIKAKNDKINYIIQDFLISNLNVAENNAIYKLDNQAVETTKNNNPNFENSNSNNKILFVRKYKNNKELDILKNLVKHCKTFYFETFPEESKANISLLKSIKNKLGLEKFPEIIEGYDISNLGDKYIVGAEVNFINGIKNKKEYRHFAIKLIDYQNDVEAITEIVLRRIIRLQNENKRLPDLILIDGGKPQTNSVYEALKKLGFNNDIIGLAKKEELIYIPARNELIKLDINLPEMRMLIYIRDEAHRFANRLRKIKIKKKFNF